The Streptomyces kanamyceticus DNA segment GACGTCCACCCAGTCGCCGTGCGGATGTCCGCAGCGCCGCTCGCATCCTGACCAGTGGACGGGGAGTCCGCCGTGGCCCGGTACGGCGTCGGCACGGACGTCGGCGAGCGACTTGGCGCAGCCGGGCCGCCCGGTGCAGGCGCCGACGCCCAGCCAGGGCGAACCGGGCTCGGTGACGAACCCGGCGTCGGCCAGCACCCGCAGCCGCTCCCGCGCGGCCTCGTCGGTGAACCCGGGAACGACGAAACCGCGCCAGGGCGTGACGCGCACCTCGTCATCGGGCGCGGGCACCAGGGCCCGCAGCTGGTCCGCGCTGACCCGCCCGAGGGGCGCCTGCACCAGCACGGCGCCGCGCAGGACGCCGGGGGCCGGGGCGGCGATCGAAGTGCCGGAGGGCGAAGCGATGCTCGGGGCACCCGGGGCCGGAACAACGGCCGGACCACCAGAAGCCTGAGCGTCACCCGGAAGACCGGAAGCCGCAGGGCCGCCCGGACTACCGGGAGCCCGAGCGGCAGTCGGAGTACCGGAGGCCGCAGGAGCGTCCGGCGCATCCGGTGCATCCGGTGCATCCGGTGCGCCCGGTGCGCCCGGTGCGCCCGGTGCGTCCGAGGCCGGAACGGCAGCCGAAGAGTCAGCCGTGGCACCGAAAGCCGGAGCGACGGCCGGAGTACCGAAAACCGGAGCAGCGGCCGGGGCGGCGGCAGCCGGAACGTCGGGAGTCGAGGCAGCGGCCCGGCCGCCGAGCGTCGGAGGGTGGGCGAGGGCCGGAGAGCCGCCGAGCGCCGGCGGCGGCGCGGCGAGCGTCGGCGGCAGCGGCGCGGCGAGCGTCGGCGGCAGCGGCGCGGCGAGCGTCGAAGGCGCAGCAAGCGTCGAAGGCAGCGGCGCGGCAAGCGTCGAAGGCGCAGCGAGCCTCGGCGGGCCCGTGAGGGTGCCGGGAATCCCCGCCCCCGTCAGTGCCTCCGCCACCCCCACTCCCTGCCCCCCGGGCAGCTCCCGCACCCGCCAGGCCCCGTTGCCCGCCTCGCGCGCCGCGGCGAGGAACGCTCCCGCCGCGGCCAGTGCCGCACGGGGCGCGTCGGCACCGGGCACCCGGAAGGCGGCGGCGCCGAGCAGGAGCACCGCCGTGCCGCCCGATTCTGCGATCAAGGTCACATCCGCCCCGAGCCCCGCCACGTCCCCCCGCCCGTCGTCCAGGGCGAACAGGAAGCGGCCCGAGAGCTCCGTCGTCCACTCCCGCGCGCAGAGGAGTCCGTCCAGCTCACGGGCCCACAACTGCACGTCGGCATGGCCGAGTCCGTCGATTCCGGCCAGGGGGGACGCCACCACGTTGCGGACGCGTTCATGCCGCTCGGAGGGGAGCAGGCCCGCGTCCGCGAGGAGCGCGGAGAGTTCGCCGCCGCAGGCCTCGCCGAGGCCGCGCAGCTCGACGTTGCCACGCGAGGTGATGCTGAGGTGACCGTCCGCGAGGCGCTCGGCCGCGGTGGCCAGGACCTCTACCTGACGGGACGTCAAGAGGCCGCCGGGCAGCCGGAGTCGGGCCAGCGAGCCGTCGTCGGCGCGGTGCAGGCGGAGGGCTCCGGGGCAGGCGTCGCCCCGGTCACGTATGAGGGATTCGCCCTGTTGTGTGTAGGTTGCTCGGGTGGGCGGCATGGCGGCGAGCATACCCACGCGGATCCGGCGGGGTGCCTCCCGATACCGGCCGTCCCGGCAGGTGGCCGCCCACCGCGACCTGGGCAGGACTTACTATGCAGGCGGCGGGCCGCCAGGTCCGCCGACGCCAGCGACGGCGTGGGTCCACCAGGACCCGAAGGAGGAAGCCCGGTGCGAATCCGGCGCGGTCCCGCCACTGTGAGCCCCACCCGTGTGGGGTGAGCCAGGAACTCCTGCCGTCCAACACGACCACCCGGGGCGCGGACACCCCGAGGAAGGCCTGCGCCCGCATGCTTCTGCTGCTGTCGACCTCCGACACCGACCTGCTCAGCGCCCGTGCTGCGGGGGGTCCCGTCGACTACAGGTTCGCCAACCCCTCCCGCCTCGACCTGGCCGAGCTCCCCGCGCTGCTCGACGGCGCCGAGCTCGTCGTCGTACGCCTCCTCGGCGGTGTCCGCGCCTGGCAGGACGGCCTCGACCAGCTGACCGCGAGCGGCCTGCCGGTCGTCGTGCTCACCGGTGAACAGGCCCCCGACGCCCAGCTGATGGCCTCCTCCACCGTGCCGGTCGGCATCGCCGCCGAGGCCCACGCCTACCTGGCGCACGGCGGCCCCGCCAACCTGGAGCAGCTGGCCCGCTTCCTCTCCGACACCGTGCTGCTCACCGGGCACGGCTTCGAGCCGCCCGCGCCCGCCCCCTCCTGGGGCCCGCTCGAGCGCACCGCCCGTACCGGCATCGAGGGCCCGACCGTCGCGGTGCTCTACTACCGCGCCCACCACATGAGCGGCAACACCGCGTTCGTGGACGCCCTGTGCGGCGCGATCGAGGACGCGGGCGCCCGCCCGCTGCCGCTGTACGTTGCCTCGCTGCGCGCCCCCGAACCGGAGCTCATCGAGGAGCTGCGCGCCGCCGACACCATCGTGACCACCGTCCTCGCGGCGGGCGGCACCAAGCCCGCCGAGGCGTCGGCGGGCGGCGACGACGAGTCGTGGGACGCGGGCGCCCTCACCGGCCTCGACGTGCCGATCCTCCAGGCGCTCTGCCTGACCGGGTCCCGCGCGGCCTGGGAGGAGAACGACGAGGGCGTGTCCCCGCTGGACGCCGCGAGCCAGATCGCGGTGCCGGAGTTCGACGGCCGTCTGATCACCGTGCCGTTCTCGTTCAAGGAGATCGACGAGGACGGGCTCCCGGCCTACGTGGCCGACGCCGAGCGCGCGGCGCGGGTAGCCGGAATCGCCGTACGACACGCCCGCCTCAAGCACATTCCGGCCGCCGACAAGCGCCTGGCCCTGGTGCTCTCCGCGTACCCGACCAAGCACTCCCGCATCGGCAACGCGGTGGGCCTCGACACCCCCGCGTCCGCCGTCGCGCTCCTTCGCAGGCTCATCGGCGAGGGCTATGAGTTCGGTCCTTCGGACGAGATCCCCGGTCTCGTCTCCGGCGACGGCGACGAGCTGATCCGCGCGCTGATCGACGCCGGAGGCCACGACCAGGAGTGGCTCACCGACGAGCAGCTCGCCGCCAACCCGGTGCGCATCCCGGCCGCCGACTACAAGCGCTGGTACGCGACGCTCCCCACGGAGCTGCGGGAGTCCGTCGAGCGGCACTGGGGCCCGCCGCCCGGCGAGATGTTCCTCGACAAGTCCCGCGTCGGCCAGGGCGGCGACCCCGAGGGCGACATCGTGCTCGCCGCCCTGCGCCGCGGCAACCTGCTGATCCTCATCCAGCCGCCGCGCGGCTTCGGCGAGAACCCGATCGCGATCTACCACGACCCCGATCTGCCGCCCTCGCACCACTACTTGGCGGCGTACCGCTGGATCGCGGCCTCCGCCGCGGACGGCGGTTTCGGCGCCGACGCGATGATCCACCTGGGCAAGCACGGCAACCTGGAGTGGCTGCCGGGCAAGAACGCGGGCCTCTCCGCCGCCTGCGGCCCCGACGCCGCGCTCGGCGACCTGCCCCTCATCTACCCCTTCCTGGTCAACGACCCGGGCGAGGGCACCCAGGCCAAGCGCCGCGTGCACGCCACCCTCATCGACCACCTGGTGCCGCCGATGGCCCGCGCCGACTCCTACGGCGACATCGCGCGCCTGGAGCAACTCCTCGACGAATACGCCCAGATCAGCTCCATGGACCCGGCGAAGCTGCCCGCGATCCGGGCACAGATCTGGACGCTGATCCAGGCCGCGAAGCTGGACCACGACCTCGGTCTGGAGGAGCGCCCGGGGGACGACGGCTTCGACGACTTCCTGCTGCACGTCGACGGCTGGCTCTGCGAGATCAAGGACATGCAGATCCGCGACGGACTGCACGTCCTCGGCGCCGCCCCGGCGGGCGCCGACCGCGTCAACCTCGTCCTGGCGATCCTGCGCGCCCGCCAGATCTGGGGCGGCACGACGGCCCTGCCCGGCCTGCGCGAGGCGCTCGGCCTCGACGAGTCGGCGGCCACGCGCGTGAGCGCCGACGAGGCCGAGGACAAGGCCCGCGCCCTGGTCCAGGCGATGGACGACGCGGACTGGGACCTGTCCGCCGTCCCCACCGACCAGGGTGAACAGGTCGCCGCCATCCTGGAGTTCGCGGCCCGCGAGGTGGTCCCCCGCCTGGCCGCGACCACCGCCGAGCTCGACCACGCGGTGCACGCCCTGAACGGCGGCTTCGTCCCCGCGGGGCCCAGCGGCTCCCCGCTGCGCGGTCTCGTCAACGTCCTGCCGACCGGGCGCAACTTCTACTCGGTCGACCCCAAGGCCGTCCCGTCCCGCCTCGCCTGGGAGACGGGCCAGGCCCTGGCCGACTCGCTGCTTGAGC contains these protein-coding regions:
- the cobN gene encoding cobaltochelatase subunit CobN, giving the protein MLLLLSTSDTDLLSARAAGGPVDYRFANPSRLDLAELPALLDGAELVVVRLLGGVRAWQDGLDQLTASGLPVVVLTGEQAPDAQLMASSTVPVGIAAEAHAYLAHGGPANLEQLARFLSDTVLLTGHGFEPPAPAPSWGPLERTARTGIEGPTVAVLYYRAHHMSGNTAFVDALCGAIEDAGARPLPLYVASLRAPEPELIEELRAADTIVTTVLAAGGTKPAEASAGGDDESWDAGALTGLDVPILQALCLTGSRAAWEENDEGVSPLDAASQIAVPEFDGRLITVPFSFKEIDEDGLPAYVADAERAARVAGIAVRHARLKHIPAADKRLALVLSAYPTKHSRIGNAVGLDTPASAVALLRRLIGEGYEFGPSDEIPGLVSGDGDELIRALIDAGGHDQEWLTDEQLAANPVRIPAADYKRWYATLPTELRESVERHWGPPPGEMFLDKSRVGQGGDPEGDIVLAALRRGNLLILIQPPRGFGENPIAIYHDPDLPPSHHYLAAYRWIAASAADGGFGADAMIHLGKHGNLEWLPGKNAGLSAACGPDAALGDLPLIYPFLVNDPGEGTQAKRRVHATLIDHLVPPMARADSYGDIARLEQLLDEYAQISSMDPAKLPAIRAQIWTLIQAAKLDHDLGLEERPGDDGFDDFLLHVDGWLCEIKDMQIRDGLHVLGAAPAGADRVNLVLAILRARQIWGGTTALPGLREALGLDESAATRVSADEAEDKARALVQAMDDADWDLSAVPTDQGEQVAAILEFAAREVVPRLAATTAELDHAVHALNGGFVPAGPSGSPLRGLVNVLPTGRNFYSVDPKAVPSRLAWETGQALADSLLERYKSDNGEYPTSVGLSLWGTSAMRTAGDDVAEALALLGVRPVWDDASRRVTGLEAIPYEELGRPRIDVTLRISGFFRDAFPHTIGLLDDAVRLAASLDEPAEQNHVRAHTQADLAEHGDERRATTRIFGSRPGTYGAGLLQLIDSRDWRTDADLAEVYTVWGGYAYGRGLEGRPARDEMETAYKRIAVAAKNTDTREHDIADSDDYFQYHGGMVATVRALKGTAPEAYIGDSTRPETVRTRTLVEETSRVFRARVVNPKWIEAMRRHGYKGAFELAATVDYLFGYDATTGVVADWMYDKLTETYVLDPTNRQFLQENNPWALHGIAERLLEAESRGMWAKPDPAVLEALRQAYLETEGDLEDKG
- a CDS encoding cobalamin biosynthesis protein CobG; protein product: MPPTRATYTQQGESLIRDRGDACPGALRLHRADDGSLARLRLPGGLLTSRQVEVLATAAERLADGHLSITSRGNVELRGLGEACGGELSALLADAGLLPSERHERVRNVVASPLAGIDGLGHADVQLWARELDGLLCAREWTTELSGRFLFALDDGRGDVAGLGADVTLIAESGGTAVLLLGAAAFRVPGADAPRAALAAAGAFLAAAREAGNGAWRVRELPGGQGVGVAEALTGAGIPGTLTGPPRLAAPSTLAAPLPSTLAAPSTLAAPLPPTLAAPLPPTLAAPPPALGGSPALAHPPTLGGRAAASTPDVPAAAAPAAAPVFGTPAVAPAFGATADSSAAVPASDAPGAPGAPGAPDAPDAPDAPDAPAASGTPTAARAPGSPGGPAASGLPGDAQASGGPAVVPAPGAPSIASPSGTSIAAPAPGVLRGAVLVQAPLGRVSADQLRALVPAPDDEVRVTPWRGFVVPGFTDEAARERLRVLADAGFVTEPGSPWLGVGACTGRPGCAKSLADVRADAVPGHGGLPVHWSGCERRCGHPHGDWVDVLATGDGRYEVTVRTGGSAVPVTGPTLTEAVTTARASTRTTVPMTTTTPTTTTR